From a region of the Nonlabens dokdonensis DSW-6 genome:
- the pth gene encoding aminoacyl-tRNA hydrolase translates to MLNWFKKIFTRDARITTVLNEEDSMKKFLIVGLGNPGAKYSETRHNIGFKILDEIATEKEASFETLKLGDVASITHKGKSVLLLKPNTFMNLSGKAIKYYMKQEGISIDNILVITDDLNLPFGTLRMKAKGTDGGHNGLKDTQITLNTPKYPRLRFGISDEFSKGRQVDYVLGEWNSEEQKSLPERLDTAAKMALSFTHAGLANTMNQYNGK, encoded by the coding sequence ATGTTGAATTGGTTTAAAAAAATATTTACTCGTGATGCAAGAATCACAACTGTTTTAAATGAAGAAGACTCCATGAAAAAATTCTTGATTGTAGGCTTGGGAAATCCAGGTGCAAAATATTCTGAAACTAGGCATAACATTGGTTTCAAGATTTTAGATGAAATAGCTACCGAAAAGGAGGCTAGTTTTGAAACGCTTAAACTTGGAGATGTGGCGAGTATCACTCATAAGGGGAAAAGTGTGCTGTTACTTAAGCCTAATACGTTTATGAACTTAAGTGGTAAAGCAATTAAATACTACATGAAGCAGGAAGGTATTTCTATCGATAACATATTGGTAATAACTGACGATTTAAATTTGCCTTTTGGAACACTACGCATGAAGGCCAAAGGCACTGACGGTGGACACAACGGTTTGAAAGACACTCAAATTACATTAAATACGCCTAAATATCCGCGATTGCGTTTTGGTATTTCAGATGAGTTTTCTAAAGGTCGCCAGGTAGATTATGTATTAGGTGAATGGAATAGTGAGGAGCAAAAATCACTTCCAGAACGTCTTGATACTGCGGCAAAAATGGCGTTATCATTTACCCATGCTGGTCTGGCAAATACCATGAATCAGTACAACGGGAAATAG
- a CDS encoding 50S ribosomal protein L25/general stress protein Ctc, which produces MKSITILGSKRESVGKKATKALRNAGLVPCVIYGGDEPIHFSAEINAFTKLVYTPDAHTVVVDLGKDGKYNAIAQDMQWHPVKELLLHADFYQIFDDKMVTMEVPVQLTGSSKGVLNGGVLRRNNRKLKVKALPANLPDFITIDITDMKIGNKRYVRDLRVDEYEIMHPDSVVVVMIKTSRTAIVDEEEEEEVEAGDVPSTQTDDEAAVK; this is translated from the coding sequence ATGAAATCAATCACGATCTTAGGATCAAAAAGAGAAAGCGTGGGCAAGAAAGCAACAAAAGCCTTACGTAATGCTGGATTGGTTCCTTGCGTAATTTACGGAGGAGACGAGCCTATACACTTTTCAGCAGAGATTAATGCTTTTACAAAGCTTGTTTATACTCCAGATGCGCACACTGTGGTTGTGGATTTAGGAAAAGATGGTAAGTACAACGCTATCGCTCAAGACATGCAGTGGCACCCAGTAAAAGAACTTCTTTTACATGCTGATTTTTATCAAATTTTTGATGATAAAATGGTAACTATGGAAGTTCCTGTGCAACTTACAGGTTCTTCAAAGGGTGTACTTAATGGTGGGGTATTACGTCGTAACAACCGTAAACTTAAGGTAAAAGCACTTCCTGCAAATTTACCAGACTTCATTACAATTGATATTACTGACATGAAAATTGGTAATAAAAGATATGTACGTGACTTAAGAGTAGACGAGTATGAAATCATGCATCCAGACTCTGTTGTTGTAGTAATGATCAAAACTTCTCGTACTGCTATTGTTGATGAGGAGGAAGAAGAAGAAGTGGAAGCAGGAGATGTTCCTTCCACACAAACTGATGATGAGGCTGCTGTTAAATAA
- a CDS encoding ribose-phosphate pyrophosphokinase, whose amino-acid sequence MSYPIEDAKLFGCRQSMTLAASIAEKYGASLGKVNFSTFSDGEFQPSFEESIRGRRIFIIGSTQPSSDHLMEMLLMIDAAKRASARHITAVIPYFGWARQDRKDKPRVPIGAKMIAKILESAGATRIITMDLHADQIQGFFEKPVDHLFASALFIPYLKSLNLSDLTIASPDMGGSKRAYAYAKTLESDVVVCYKQRQKANVISHMELIGDVTGKNVVLVDDMVDTAGTLTKAADVMMERGAKSVRAICTHAILSGKAYERINNSQLLELIVTDSIPLKQESPKIKVLSCASLFAEVMQSVQNNKSISEHFIM is encoded by the coding sequence ATGAGTTACCCTATAGAAGATGCTAAGTTATTTGGTTGCCGTCAAAGTATGACGCTGGCCGCTTCCATTGCTGAAAAATATGGAGCAAGTTTAGGAAAAGTGAATTTCTCTACATTTAGTGATGGAGAATTTCAGCCATCTTTTGAGGAGTCTATAAGAGGTCGTCGTATCTTTATTATAGGTTCTACTCAGCCTAGCAGTGATCATCTGATGGAAATGCTTTTGATGATCGATGCTGCAAAAAGGGCTAGTGCAAGACACATAACTGCCGTTATACCTTATTTTGGTTGGGCACGTCAAGATCGGAAGGATAAGCCTCGTGTTCCTATAGGTGCAAAAATGATTGCTAAAATCTTAGAATCTGCAGGTGCTACTCGTATTATTACGATGGACCTACATGCAGATCAAATTCAAGGATTTTTTGAAAAACCAGTGGACCATCTTTTTGCTAGTGCTTTATTCATTCCTTACTTAAAGAGTTTGAATTTAAGCGATCTTACTATTGCTTCTCCAGATATGGGAGGTTCAAAACGAGCTTATGCCTACGCAAAGACGTTAGAAAGCGACGTAGTGGTTTGTTACAAGCAAAGACAAAAAGCAAATGTAATTTCTCACATGGAACTTATAGGTGATGTGACAGGGAAAAATGTAGTTCTAGTAGACGACATGGTAGATACTGCTGGAACATTAACCAAAGCTGCTGACGTCATGATGGAAAGAGGTGCAAAAAGTGTAAGAGCTATTTGTACTCACGCCATTCTCTCAGGAAAAGCTTATGAGCGCATCAATAACTCACAACTATTAGAATTAATCGTCACTGACTCGATACCGTTGAAACAAGAAAGTCCTAAAATTAAAGTACTTTCATGTGCGTCACTTTTTGCAGAAGTAATGCAAAGTGTACAGAACAACAAGTCGATAAGTGAACACTTTATAATGTAA